ACaggatttaaattaaaaattttattcaacaataaaaaaaattaaaaaattaaaaaaaaaaaaccttaccaattgagctaagtAGAACTTACTGCTTCTTAAGAATAGAGATGCActcaattgaagaaaaaaatttggggcCCATTTCAGAGACattcaaattaaattacatGGAAGtgtagtaaaattttaaaagagattGAATGAGTAGCGGGTGGAACACCTATACTTTAATCAATAGAAATTAAACACCAAATTTATccttattttgtgaaaaaagaaaaaagaaaaaaaaaagaggtgaaTGGTAAaaactaaactattttttttttcattttttttaataaactccCAAACTTATTAAGAAAATAGACAattttcattccattattttatgaattatccattccattccattctttggTAGGCTCGCATTCGGTAATCCTCCTATGCACACCTCCAAGCAAGAGTTCATTTAGTAAAATTAATTTCCATCATTAATTTCAAAACTATTCCGTAGAGTAAATGTTTAtttgggatctgcttattttgctaaaactgaaaactttttattgaaagtagtataaataaaggtaaaagttagcaaaaataatacagtgaaacccatgaataatatcaaaaaatgcaataaggcatatgaatagtaataaaaataagctggttttttaatttgaagcaAAACGCACACCAAAGGGTGTGTTTGGGatccatttattttgttgaaattaaaaactttttactgaaagtactatagataaatgtataagttagctgaaatagtacagtaagactcatgaatagtaccaaaaagtgtagtggaatccatgaatagtagcaaaaataaactgaatagtaaaataagctaactttttaatttttgccaaactaACCCCAATAGTTCTTTTTATTTACCATATTTGAGCATTTTTACCATTTAGTATAGTTCGCACCATTGTCGATGAATGGGGGAATAAATTTCCATGGTCATAATGCCTAGGTATGGTTaggtaaaactttttttttttttattatgaggGTTGGGTAAAACTTTTGacttaaaagagagaaagatataTAATAACAATGTGCAGTGGTTCTTCAGTTGGAGCATGCTCAGTGCTCACTTTGGTTGTGTGGTCATCCCTTTAATCTTTTTTGACATCGAAAGAAGCAATAGAAGTCATTATCCCATGGCCTACATGCCCGTAACTCTCGGGTCTAaagcttcttcttttcttttttatcattaagTGTTTCTATTTTAACCACCAAAAACCAACCTAACTCTTTTGctttatctttctctcttttaaatCCATAAAACACAATAAAGAGAAAGTCCTAAACATCACCATACAGTAGAGAACATGGCGGGACTTATGatataaaaagggaaaagaaaaagaaagacacctGCAAGTTCGGTTTCCTCATAAAAATGACACAGGATTGTGATATAATTAAGTCCTATTGGCACTTCATTTATCGTAACTTCATGTAACATTAATGATAGGAcgtgagtttttttttggatttgaaaagttttctaagaaagaaaaagaataaagaggCTCGACTCttgttatttcttttaagtactctCATATAATCATCAATATTCGTTTTACTAGAAAAGctcaattaaacaaaattttcactttaCAATACCTAAACTAATTGAGGGTCTTGTAATTTAATGACATTAACTGATGTTTTCAACAGAAATGTTTAGAAGCTATTTGGttaggtgaaaaaaaaatgcactgtatttatttttagttttttgtgagATCCACTACTAAAAAATTGGTTTGGTTTTAACATTTGtactcaattttcattttcaatatcctAAAAGTtggatttgaatacaaaaaatgaaaataacttttcagcattttcattttctatgaaTACAAATATGGTGGCATATTCGTAAATATtgtgaaaacacaaaaatatttttttgagtgaTGCGATTGTGTGTAAGCAAGAAAAGttacatttaaaacaaaaaaaagaaaacaataactAGACTTAGATATAATATATTCTATACCCAAATTATGTATCCAAAACAATTTACCAAATGTGAAAATTAGTGTTTTTTTCTATATTCAAATTAGGACTGTCCACGAGTCGGGCCGGTTCAGTTTTGGACCCAACCCACTAGCATTGGGTGGAGGGCAGAGGGACCTAAAACCGACCACCAACATCAATCGGTTAAGtcgattttgggtttgggtggtGCTCAAGTTAGTTCTATCAGTGGTGGAAGTCACCAGAGTCTGCAAATGTCACTAGAATCAGCAAAAAATCGCCGAATTTTGCTGTGATTTGGCTGGATCTAGCTAAATCTCACCAGATCTAGCTGGATCTCCTTAGATTCGAGCTTTGATCTTGCCGAAGTTGGTTGGATTTCGTATATAGCATCAGTTAGctcaggttttggagaagaaaacccACCACTCTACTCGCTTGCGTCAGTTCTTGGAGGCGGAAACCTACTACTGACTGACGGGACATCAGTTTGGGTTGAAATTGGGTAAGGGTCAAGCGGTTTGGTTGATTCGGCGGGTGTAGGTCAGATCTGGACACCCTTAATTCAAATTCAggatttaaatatagaatacagaaaataaaaagtagataCACCactttttgaaaccaaacagaCTTTTAGGATTTGAATCCTCctctcattttaaaattatccaaaaagaaTTAATACTTAAACCATATCAAACATTTATTTTGTCAAAATATCGAGCTAGaacattttcatttcattaaaGGGTAATAACAAAGTTTACACAATTATCAAACATTGATCAGTTACTGAGAAGACGTTACTACCATTACCATGTATATCCTATGTGGTGGTCGCTCCAATGATGACAAGAAATCATAGACATCAATTAGAGGAAACAACGGCAATGAgtaaaaagaagtaaagaacACTGCATGTGGTCCACTCAGCGCAAGTCATGCCTTAATGGAACACTAGAGTCAACATAACGTCCTTCCAACTTAAAAGGTGCTTCTTCACTTGGGAACCTTCACTCCAAGCTTCCCTTTCGCATCAATGGCTAAACCAAAGTTTCAACTCCTCTGCTTTATCCTCTTCCTCAGTATCTTTCTATGCTTGTTTCATGGTGAATCATCGGAACTTGAGCTAGACGACGAGTCATGGCTCAACGAGGAAGACAACGAAGTAATCATGGTGCAGAGCCGCCATGATTCAAGAAACAAATGTGACTTTTCTACTGGCAAATGGGTTTATGATCTATCCTATCCTCTCTATGACTCAAGTTGCCCATATCTTAGTACAGCAGTGACTTGTCAGAAAAATGGACGGCCGGATTCTGACTATGAGAAGTGGAAGTGGAAGCCTCAAGGTTGTTCTATTCCAAGGTACATGgagaaaaaaatgtgtaaattagTTCACATAGTATATATACTTTAAGACATATCAGTGATTAATCACTGAGGGTGCTATTCATTTTCTATGCTAATTGTGACAATGTTGATAAGCAAAACATGCCTGACATGTTGCATATTAGCTATTGCATTTTCTCCATACTGTTGCCATCACAATTCTGCTTAGTGTTTGTTATATTTGTTATATGTTGTCAATTATATCCTGGTTGTGGCAACAAATGAACAAGTACTACTCATTCACATTTATATTTGCTAAAAATAGAGTAATCATCATGGTACAGATTTGATGCATTGAATTTTCTTGGAAGAATGAGAAGGAAAAGAATAATGCTGGTGGGTGACTCTATAATGAGGAATCAATGGGAATCTCTTGTCTGCTTAGTACAAGGAGTTATTCCAACTGGTAGAAAGAGAGTGACGTACAGTGGTCCTTCCATGGCCTTCCATGCTATGGTAATTTTATACATAAAGATGATAACCTTTTTGAACTTGTTTATCATAATTGCCCTTCAATTATATGTAACACTGGTATATAATATTCAAATACAGGATTTTGAGACATCAATTGAGTTTAGCTGGGCACCACTACTAGTGGAATTGAAGAAAGGGCCTCAAAACAAGAGAATCTTACATTTGGATCTGATAGAAGATAATGCTAAGTATTGGAGAGGGGTTGACATCCTTGTGTTTGATTCAGCTCACTGGTGGACTCATTCTGATCAATGGAGTTCGTAAGACAAATTTCTCAACACCCACTCCTTTTTCACTCTTCATTAAATTATTGAGAAAATTACACTCATTTTCTTGAGGTTTGAGGAAATGACACTCCCCCCAAAAATCTGAagagaaaaaacattttcccCATTAACATTCAtttaaccaaacaaaattaaattaaagttaaaaatattgtatactAACCTGCCCTTTGGTTAAGGACAGATTTCTAAAATTACACTCCATTTACCCTTAAAAGTTTTGCTAAATCCAGAATTACCCTCCACGTTTATCTCATAAATTTTGAAGCAGAGCATTGGTGAGAGCCTGAGATGGGCAATTAAAAAATCCAAGAATCATCAAACTTAAATAATATCAATTGGTAAGGTGTGACTAAAAGCAActagtttaccaaaaaaaaaaaaaaaaaaagactaaaatcaactaaaaaatatgttttaacatgttttataatatgctctttccatgtttttataTGAATGCCTTTTTACTAACAATGGTTAAACTGTGGAAAAAGAATCTGTTAACAATttggaatattttattgataatgTTAACGGAATGGGTGAaatgttattttcttcaaacGTTAAGGAAGAGGAGCGTTTTTTTCCTTTCAGGTTTAGGGATAAATGTCATTCCCCCAAACCTCAAGGGAGAGGAGTCTAATTTGCCCTAAATTCTTTGTCCGTATGTGTGGGAAGTTTAATAGTTAGTGAGGCTAgagaaaattttgcattttggcATTTCAATATATTCTGTATATAAAATGGAAAAGGGAAATATTAAAATTACTGCCAATTTTTGGATacaggtgttttttttttttttttttttttgtgggtaagAAGGGGATACAGGTGTTTTTAAATGGCCAGGCATGCGAGTTTAACTCATCCAGTTCCTAAGTAATCAAATAAATTCACTAACGATATAGTTTAAATCTTGTCATTAAAAGGCTTTCTGTGTAATGAttgaattcaattttatttatcatGCAATAGTATGCTCAAGGGTTTCATACTTTCatgattctaatttttttgttatttatttattcatcttTTGATCATAAGAATTCATGATTCTAAGTGAGGATTACAAACAATTTTAGGTGGGACTATTTCATGGAGGGAAATGGCCTATTTAAAAGTATGAATCCAATGGTTGCATACGAGAAAGGACTCACAACATGGGCTAGATGGGTAGACTTGAATCTAGACCCTCGCAAAACCAAAGTCATTTTCCGAAGCATGTCACCTAGACATAACAGGTACTTAATGAAATTTCTAATGCAAATCATatacttcacttttttttcttcttttttttttttttctttttttaatattgggCAAAATAGTGCATTGGACAGGATACGACACGTAACTAATTTTGGACACGTGTCATGTCTGTGTCGCGTCTAATGCACTAAATGAGATATAAGGTTGACATGTGACCAATTTTGGACATATGTCATATTTGTGTCACATCTAGTATAATGGATACAAGCCAAGcccttatttatttcttttattttctgtggaagtcattttaatttgatatatcttttcattttttggcaGAGAAAATGGATGGAAATGCTATAACCAAAAGCAGCCTCTAGCTTTCTTGAGCCACCAGCATGTTCCTGGACAAATGCTAGTACTACAAGGGGTGTTGAGAAGGATGAGATTTCCAGTATATCTTCAGGATATTACGACAATGTCAGCCCTTCGAAGAGATGGGCACCCTTCTGTGTATGGAAGGGTAATGGACCAAGCAGAGAAGCAGCATCCAAGGGACTTTTCCTCTGACTGCAGCCATTGGTGCCTTCCTGGGGTGCCTGATATCTGGAATGAGTTGTTGAATGATTTGCTCAAAGAATGAGCTCTGTAAGATAAATTAGGTGAGGTTTGTTAGAATGACTTTTTAATTCGTGTTTGTTTTGTAATCTTAGTGCCTGTCATGGTTAATTATGGTGCTGTGTCTTGTGATGTTTAGTGTTATGAGATGGATAATGCTTTATATGTCTTGAATGTGACTCTAATTTCCAAAAGATATTGAATCATCAGGTGTCCTTTGTAAATTAAAAATGCTAGATGTTAATTTATAGCTCTCTATACATACATGTGACTTCAAGTAAAAGGTTGAAAGTTTGTGGTGAACTTTTATCCTATTTGAAAGTTTTATGTGTACTTATATTTAAAAGTGCTAAAAGAAAGGGAacagagaaaataaagaaagaagtactagaaaaataaaaccttCTAAGGTTATTCTGTCTAAAATGGAGTTTTCTCCTCAAATTGGTGAAGGGTTAGGTTGCGGGTCAAAATCTATGCCTGCATAATgcatgaataaaaaataaaataaaataaaaatctttcaAATATAAGATTAATTGAGCATTAAATACCATGTACTTAACAATAAGTCTATccatataacatttttcataattgttggTATTATTTGACTTGTTGTAATtagtatattataaaaatggtaTGAGTAATAGACTCGTGAAAtagatattaatttaatataatcaTAACTTATCATCTTTACAAGTTGTTAAAATAATGATGAGAATATCAATGGTAGCCACCTAGTTCTCTGACAGTTGGGAAAAAACGAGGTTGTTCTAAGGCATGTAAATCTTACCGCACACTCTCTAGCTATTTAGGCTTCTTCcttgtaatatatatacatacaaacAAGAACTTAAATCAGTTATACAATCTTTTCAGCAAAAAAGCTATACAATCTGAAATTTCAACTCCAGCTCCAGGGGATTCTTCCATACAGTTATAGACATTTATTTCAATTGTAAAACATATGCAATATAGTgttttaattcaaaaatgttTAAACTAAAAGAGACCCTTCCATGACAGTGACAGCTTTTCCTCGCAGTAGTACTCTCTCGTTTTGTTCGTCTAGATGAATGTTTAGCACTCCACTTCTAGATGATGCCTGAACGGAGTAAACATTGTTATTTATTACGACCAAGACAAAATTACAATTATGAGTTTGCGATAGAGATGGTGAAAATACCTGATACGCAACAAAATCACACTTCCCCAGTTTCTTGCTCCAGTATGGTGCCAAGGCATAATATGCATTTCCACAAACAGGAGCCGGAAAGAGTAAGGATAAAATGAGGTTAAATAAcatctcttttttgtttatggCATTAGCATCATAATTCCATTCTTCAACTTCAAgcaataattattacattaaacATTATTGACCTTACAAAAGTCCCTTCCACAACTTGTTGAATTATATATCTCAAGAGATCATgctaacaaaattataaaatatattattagcaCAGTAAAGAGATGCAATAGATATTTAGCTATAACATCATGCACTTCACAAACATAGCAATATGCTGAGACCAAAGGCTGACATAGTTTACCTCATTGATCCCAAGTTTTGGGCAAAAGAACCGACTGTAAAAATCAAACCCAGACCCTGAGGGAGCAACCCCTGAAACTATTATCTCCATTCCAGGACATTTACGTATAGTATCAGACACTGGCTGTATTTTAACCATACTTTCTCCTGATGGGAGTACAACCTGCAAAATTGATAAGCTTGACTCTTGAGTACTTACAAAGAACATCCAAGTCCAAAGATTTGAGCAAGAAAGTCATGGTTTTCACTTGGAT
This genomic stretch from Quercus robur chromosome 4, dhQueRobu3.1, whole genome shotgun sequence harbors:
- the LOC126722468 gene encoding protein trichome birefringence-like 36, with product MAKPKFQLLCFILFLSIFLCLFHGESSELELDDESWLNEEDNEVIMVQSRHDSRNKCDFSTGKWVYDLSYPLYDSSCPYLSTAVTCQKNGRPDSDYEKWKWKPQGCSIPRFDALNFLGRMRRKRIMLVGDSIMRNQWESLVCLVQGVIPTGRKRVTYSGPSMAFHAMDFETSIEFSWAPLLVELKKGPQNKRILHLDLIEDNAKYWRGVDILVFDSAHWWTHSDQWSSWDYFMEGNGLFKSMNPMVAYEKGLTTWARWVDLNLDPRKTKVIFRSMSPRHNRENGWKCYNQKQPLAFLSHQHVPGQMLVLQGVLRRMRFPVYLQDITTMSALRRDGHPSVYGRVMDQAEKQHPRDFSSDCSHWCLPGVPDIWNELLNDLLKE